The following DNA comes from Corallococcus silvisoli.
GTCCGTGTGTCCCACGCGCTGGTCGGAGCTCCAGGGCGCCATGGGCCCCTTCCTCGCGGAGAGCGGCAAGCTGGTCCGCTTCGGCCTGACGACGTATCCCGCGCCGAACACCGCGACGACGCCGAGCGCCGCGCAGCTCTGTGCGGCCGCCGCCCCAGGGGAGAGCGTCCGGGTCGCCATCCCTACGGCGCTGGACTCGGACGACGATCTCCAGGCCCACGCGAACGCGCTCAACACGATCCTGCAGGCCATTCCCAACGCGGGCCCGAACCAGCCCAAGGGCGGTACGCCGACGAGCGGGAGCCTGACCTTCACGAGCTCGCTGCTGACGACCGACCCGAATGAGCGCGATCAGATCATCATCCTGCTGACCGACGGTCTGCCGAACTGCAACGACAACAACCAGTACGACGGCAGCAAGCCCGAGTGCCGCTGCACGGTGGCTTCGTCCCAGTGCTCGGCGCAGGCAAGCCCGTACTTCCGCCGGGGTTGCCTCGACAAGAACGCCTCCGTGACGGCCGTGGAGACGCTGAAGAGCCGTGGGATCAAGACCATCGTCATCGGGTTCGGCGCGGAGACGTCGGCGGGTGATGGTCCCAGCGTTCTCAACGAGATGGCGCTCGCGGGCGGCTTCGCGCGCGCGTGCAAGGCCAGCATCGACTGCGGCGCGGGGGACACCTGTGACGTCAACACCGGTTTCTGCGGGCGCTCCTTCTACCAGGCGGGCAATCGCGAGGAGCTGGCGAACGCGCTGAAGAAGATCAGCGAGCAGATCACGGGCGATGAGCCCTGCTTCATCAAGCTCGAGCCGAGCCAGATTCCCTCGAACGACAAGCTCATCGTCGTCTACATCGACGGCGAGCGGACGCTCGCGGGGCCCGACACCTGGTCGCTGGGCGAAACGGGCGTGACCTTCACGGGCAGCGCCTGCGCGAAGCTGGAGTCATCGCGCCCGGAAGCTCCCATCAGCGTCGAAGTGCGCGCCATCCGCCAGCTCTAGGCGGCAGGCGGGCGGAGGCGGCTTTACCCGGGCGGTGGCGAGGGTTATAGGGACCTCGCCGGGCCGGTCGCCTCCGCCATGAAAATCACAGTCCTTTCGCGCTCCG
Coding sequences within:
- the cglB gene encoding adventurous gliding motility lipoprotein CglB, with protein sequence MRAKSTPLSALLAGIIGGAMMAGCQTYDFEPVDPLAIAQTTKETVITARKSKPDVMLLVDTSGSMTLPVNPDMVVNGVQVCHRKDELGRDYICSDDVPCDTSVCPTRWSELQGAMGPFLAESGKLVRFGLTTYPAPNTATTPSAAQLCAAAAPGESVRVAIPTALDSDDDLQAHANALNTILQAIPNAGPNQPKGGTPTSGSLTFTSSLLTTDPNERDQIIILLTDGLPNCNDNNQYDGSKPECRCTVASSQCSAQASPYFRRGCLDKNASVTAVETLKSRGIKTIVIGFGAETSAGDGPSVLNEMALAGGFARACKASIDCGAGDTCDVNTGFCGRSFYQAGNREELANALKKISEQITGDEPCFIKLEPSQIPSNDKLIVVYIDGERTLAGPDTWSLGETGVTFTGSACAKLESSRPEAPISVEVRAIRQL